One genomic segment of Actinoplanes ianthinogenes includes these proteins:
- a CDS encoding TIGR02611 family protein, with amino-acid sequence MGVKPDDKASDVRLLDRIRSNPSGRLALKIGVGVLGTLVVALGIVLIPFPGPGWAIVILGLAILALEFAWAKNLLEFTKRHVRSWTHWIGRQSLPVRGLLGVVGMIFVAAVVWAAVRLSLGVDLIQWVRDWLAAR; translated from the coding sequence ATGGGTGTAAAACCGGACGACAAGGCTTCTGACGTGCGTCTGCTCGACCGTATCCGGTCCAACCCCTCCGGGCGTCTGGCTCTGAAGATCGGCGTCGGAGTCCTCGGCACGCTGGTCGTGGCCCTCGGCATCGTGCTGATCCCGTTCCCCGGCCCCGGGTGGGCCATCGTCATTCTGGGCCTTGCCATCCTGGCCCTGGAGTTCGCTTGGGCGAAAAACCTCCTGGAGTTCACCAAGCGACACGTGAGGAGCTGGACGCACTGGATCGGCCGGCAGAGCCTGCCGGTGCGCGGGCTGCTCGGTGTGGTCGGGATGATCTTCGTGGCGGCGGTGGTGTGGGCCGCGGTCCGGCTGAGCCTCGGGGTCGACCTGATCCAGTGGGTGCGGGACTGGCTCGCCGCGCGCTGA
- a CDS encoding cutinase family protein — protein MKRILAMAALAAAMLAVPADPARAGAPGCGDVLFVGAAGSGEADEGRPGYDKSGMGAEVTAVYRAVKAKATGRTVTAYPLPYRAAPVATMFHPGIGTFMESLIDGERELNTLLFDRLRTCPGERVILAGFSQGAMVIHRSMQILGSRVTARIDAIVLIGDGDRVPGDDGQQLGSAGSRAKGVGLWYPRFSLSNGHRFGAIGGRVLSLCNALDIVCDHRPGRYNAATPAGLVAIGVGTAVHMGYRRGSQLADLGAKAAAKLHKDALTVFRPSGRAGFVSYAPGFTCPAVSSGYVLVVTRGAGQAPSEAVVEQADEFSRGAWIRSAETAAPGSYPATASCEASTDPVERTGGRSLATHTFHQTVTGTAPKLGLSPAAGRPGQVLTVTDGGGCGEYPTPAQAVEVAVYDAIRGGKPVVEGTATVTAAGRWNAVRLTLPAGSGASGWRVAATCRAAAGNTPDQSYQPYLTGTVAAG, from the coding sequence ATGAAACGGATTCTCGCGATGGCCGCCCTGGCCGCCGCCATGCTGGCGGTGCCCGCCGATCCCGCGCGCGCCGGCGCCCCCGGTTGCGGTGACGTGCTGTTCGTCGGCGCCGCCGGCTCCGGCGAAGCCGACGAGGGCCGGCCCGGGTACGACAAGTCCGGGATGGGCGCCGAGGTCACCGCGGTGTACCGCGCCGTCAAGGCGAAGGCGACCGGCCGGACCGTCACGGCGTACCCGCTTCCCTACCGTGCCGCACCCGTCGCGACGATGTTCCATCCCGGCATCGGCACGTTCATGGAAAGCCTGATCGACGGCGAGCGCGAGCTGAACACCCTGCTGTTCGACCGGCTCCGGACATGCCCCGGCGAGCGCGTCATCCTGGCCGGTTTCTCCCAGGGCGCCATGGTGATCCATCGCAGCATGCAGATTCTCGGCAGCCGGGTGACCGCCCGGATCGACGCCATCGTGCTGATCGGCGACGGCGACCGGGTACCGGGCGACGACGGGCAGCAGCTCGGCAGCGCCGGCTCCCGGGCCAAGGGCGTCGGCCTGTGGTACCCCCGCTTCTCGCTGTCGAACGGGCACAGATTCGGCGCGATCGGCGGCCGGGTGCTCAGCCTGTGCAACGCTCTGGACATCGTCTGCGATCACCGCCCCGGACGCTACAACGCGGCAACCCCGGCCGGCCTGGTCGCCATCGGCGTCGGCACCGCCGTCCACATGGGCTACCGCCGCGGATCGCAACTCGCCGACCTCGGCGCCAAGGCCGCGGCCAAGCTGCACAAGGACGCGCTGACGGTGTTCCGGCCGAGCGGTCGCGCCGGCTTCGTCTCCTACGCTCCCGGCTTCACCTGCCCGGCAGTGAGCAGTGGGTACGTCCTCGTCGTGACGCGCGGCGCGGGCCAGGCCCCGTCCGAGGCCGTCGTCGAGCAGGCCGACGAGTTCAGCCGGGGCGCGTGGATCCGCAGTGCCGAGACGGCCGCACCGGGCTCCTATCCGGCGACGGCCAGCTGCGAGGCGTCCACCGATCCGGTCGAGCGCACCGGTGGCCGGAGCCTGGCCACACACACGTTCCATCAGACCGTCACCGGTACCGCGCCGAAGCTCGGGCTCAGCCCGGCGGCGGGCCGGCCGGGCCAGGTGCTGACCGTGACCGACGGCGGTGGCTGCGGCGAATACCCGACGCCCGCGCAGGCAGTCGAGGTAGCGGTGTACGACGCGATCCGCGGCGGGAAGCCGGTCGTCGAGGGCACCGCCACGGTCACCGCCGCCGGGCGCTGGAACGCGGTGCGGCTGACCCTGCCGGCCGGTTCCGGAGCGAGCGGCTGGCGGGTGGCCGCCACCTGCCGAGCCGCTGCGGGCAACACGCCCGATCAGTCCTACCAGCCCTATCTGACGGGCACCGTCGCCGCGGGGTGA
- the glpK gene encoding glycerol kinase GlpK, producing MADFVGAIDQGTTSTRFMIFDRAGHEIGRHQREHRQILPGPGMVEHDADEIWENTLKTIDGALAGAGLTAADLAVVGITNQRESVLVWDRRTGRPCHHVIVWQDTRTAAMIPALDADLLRERTGLPPATYFSATKVRWLLDNIPGLRARAEAGDVLFGTMDSWLIWNLTGGRHLTDVTNASRTQLMNLHTLDWDDELLRLFGIPRAMLPEIRSSAEVYGHAAAGLPGVPIAAAIGDQQAALFGQTCFAPGEAKCTYGTGNFVLLNTGTTPVRSTHGLLTTVAYRFGGDAPVYALEGSIAATGSAVQWLRDQLGIISSAGGSEELAAQVEDSEGVCFVPAFSGLFAPYWRPDARAAIVGLSRYHTAAHITRAALEAICYQTRDVVAAMARDSGTALDCLKVDGGVTANALCMQLQADILGVLVSRPAVAETTALGAAYAAGLAVGFWTSPEQLRANWREDRRWRPSWSPERRDEGITRWRAAIDRTLDWVSVG from the coding sequence GTGGCGGACTTCGTCGGCGCGATCGATCAGGGCACCACCAGCACCCGCTTCATGATCTTCGACCGGGCCGGCCACGAGATCGGCCGGCACCAGCGCGAGCACCGGCAGATCCTGCCCGGGCCCGGCATGGTCGAGCACGACGCGGACGAGATCTGGGAGAACACCCTCAAGACGATCGACGGGGCACTCGCCGGCGCCGGGCTCACGGCGGCCGACCTGGCCGTCGTCGGCATCACGAACCAGCGGGAGAGCGTGCTGGTCTGGGACCGCCGCACCGGCCGGCCGTGTCACCACGTGATCGTCTGGCAGGACACCCGGACCGCCGCCATGATCCCGGCCCTGGACGCGGACCTGCTCCGCGAGCGCACCGGGCTGCCGCCGGCGACCTACTTCTCCGCCACCAAGGTGCGGTGGCTGCTCGACAACATCCCGGGACTGCGCGCTCGCGCGGAGGCCGGCGACGTCCTCTTCGGGACGATGGACAGCTGGCTGATCTGGAACCTCACCGGTGGCCGGCACCTCACCGACGTCACCAACGCCAGCCGCACCCAGCTGATGAACCTGCACACCCTCGACTGGGACGACGAGTTGCTGCGGCTGTTCGGCATCCCGCGGGCCATGCTGCCGGAGATCCGGTCGTCGGCCGAGGTGTACGGGCACGCCGCCGCGGGGCTGCCCGGGGTGCCGATCGCGGCCGCCATCGGCGATCAGCAGGCCGCGCTCTTCGGGCAGACCTGCTTCGCGCCGGGGGAGGCCAAGTGCACGTACGGCACCGGCAACTTCGTGCTGCTCAACACCGGCACGACCCCGGTGCGCTCGACGCACGGCCTGCTCACCACGGTGGCCTACCGGTTCGGCGGGGACGCCCCGGTCTACGCCCTGGAGGGCTCGATCGCGGCCACCGGGTCGGCCGTGCAGTGGCTGCGCGACCAGCTCGGCATCATCAGCTCGGCCGGCGGCAGCGAAGAACTGGCCGCCCAGGTCGAGGACAGCGAGGGCGTCTGCTTCGTCCCGGCGTTCTCCGGTCTGTTCGCGCCGTACTGGCGGCCGGACGCGCGGGCCGCGATCGTCGGGCTGTCGCGCTACCACACCGCCGCGCACATCACCCGGGCCGCGCTCGAGGCGATCTGCTACCAGACCCGCGACGTGGTGGCGGCCATGGCCCGCGACTCCGGCACCGCGCTCGACTGCCTCAAGGTCGACGGCGGCGTCACCGCGAACGCGCTGTGCATGCAGTTGCAGGCCGACATCCTGGGCGTGCTGGTGAGCCGGCCGGCCGTCGCCGAGACCACCGCGCTCGGCGCCGCCTACGCGGCCGGGCTGGCCGTCGGGTTTTGGACGTCCCCCGAGCAACTGCGCGCCAACTGGCGGGAGGACCGGCGCTGGCGGCCGTCCTGGTCGCCGGAGCGGCGCGACGAAGGAATCACCCGCTGGCGAGCGGCCATCGACCGCACCCTCGACTGGGTCAGCGTCGGCTGA
- a CDS encoding S41 family peptidase: protein MPIEDAPETFDVTTDHERTGPPDQLTVAYGASMSAKLVEKALELLCGNYIFADRAQEAAERIRKRLAAGEYDQLDEEALGRRLTAELFDVCQDKHLRVRTRTEDVREALTKPEMEAAWREQQRLTNYGIARVERLDGNVGLLDLRSVASAGAGGRAIVAAMELVSQTDALIVDLRKNRGGSPDGAVLWTSYFFPDGETHLNSIYEGATGHTRQFWSHAWLPGERYLDRPVYLLTSESTFSAGEEICYNLKAQKRAVLVGETTKGGAHPTDAFPITPTLEITVPAARAINPVTGTNWEGTGVEPDVAVAAQEAFDVAYRMALHHVLASTTAPAILAEARSALD, encoded by the coding sequence ATGCCTATTGAGGACGCGCCCGAGACGTTTGACGTCACCACCGACCACGAGCGGACGGGACCCCCGGACCAGTTGACTGTCGCATATGGTGCGTCCATGTCGGCGAAGCTCGTGGAGAAGGCGCTGGAACTGTTGTGCGGCAACTACATATTCGCCGACCGGGCTCAGGAGGCGGCTGAGCGCATCCGCAAACGACTGGCCGCCGGTGAATATGACCAGTTGGACGAGGAAGCTCTCGGCCGCCGACTGACGGCGGAACTGTTCGACGTCTGTCAGGACAAGCATCTGCGGGTGCGGACACGTACCGAGGACGTACGCGAAGCGCTCACCAAGCCCGAGATGGAAGCGGCCTGGCGAGAGCAGCAGCGACTCACCAACTACGGCATCGCGCGGGTGGAGCGGCTGGACGGCAACGTGGGGTTGCTCGATCTGCGGTCCGTCGCCTCGGCCGGCGCCGGTGGGCGCGCGATCGTCGCGGCCATGGAGTTGGTGTCACAGACAGACGCGTTGATAGTGGATCTTCGTAAGAACCGGGGTGGGTCCCCCGATGGCGCCGTGTTGTGGACGAGCTATTTCTTCCCGGACGGGGAAACGCATCTCAACAGCATCTACGAAGGCGCAACCGGTCACACCCGTCAGTTCTGGAGCCACGCGTGGCTGCCCGGCGAGCGGTATCTCGACCGGCCCGTGTACCTGCTGACCAGCGAATCGACCTTCTCGGCCGGCGAGGAGATCTGCTACAACCTCAAGGCGCAGAAACGGGCCGTCCTGGTCGGCGAGACGACCAAGGGAGGCGCTCACCCGACGGATGCCTTCCCGATCACACCGACCCTCGAGATCACGGTCCCGGCAGCCCGCGCCATCAACCCGGTCACCGGCACCAACTGGGAAGGCACCGGCGTGGAGCCCGACGTGGCCGTGGCCGCCCAGGAAGCTTTCGACGTCGCCTACCGGATGGCCTTGCACCACGTCCTGGCCAGCACCACCGCACCGGCGATCCTGGCCGAGGCACGATCGGCGCTGGACTGA
- the glpK gene encoding glycerol kinase GlpK — protein sequence MTERYVLAIDQGTTSTRCILFDRRATVVAVARAELPQSYPRPGWVEHDAARIWRDTQKVVKRALASAGIGPSQVAAIGIANQRETAVVWDRRTGVPVAPAIVWQDTRTSSLVATLDVATFSDRTGLPPATYFSATKVRWLLDNVPGLRARAADGDVLFGTMDSWLIWNLTGGRHHLTDVTNASRTMLMDLTTLSWDPSLVDLCTIPPAMLPEIRSSSEVYGAADSVLPGVPIAAAMGDQQAALFGQTCFEPGDTKCTYGTGGFLLMNTGSTPVRSTHGLLTTVGYRIGNEPVAYALEGSIAFAGSLVQWVRDGLGLIGTASEIETLAGTVTDNGGCYIVPAFAGLFAPHWHSEARGVIVGLTSYIGKGHLARAVLEATGWQTREVVDAMNADAGLALTTLNVDGGMTADNLLMQIVADVLEVPVVRPMVAETVSLGAAYAAGLAVGYWSDLQDLRNNRHRAGRWLPAMDAGRRAAEYRRWQRAVECAVLFSSADHGQP from the coding sequence ATGACCGAGCGCTACGTCCTCGCCATCGACCAGGGCACCACCTCGACGCGCTGCATCCTGTTCGACCGGCGGGCGACCGTCGTCGCGGTGGCCCGCGCCGAGCTGCCGCAGAGCTATCCGCGGCCCGGCTGGGTCGAGCACGACGCGGCCCGCATCTGGCGCGACACCCAGAAGGTCGTCAAGCGCGCGCTGGCGTCGGCCGGCATCGGGCCGTCGCAGGTCGCGGCGATCGGCATCGCCAACCAGCGGGAGACCGCGGTGGTGTGGGACCGCCGGACCGGCGTGCCGGTGGCGCCGGCCATCGTCTGGCAGGACACCCGCACCTCCTCGCTGGTCGCCACGCTCGACGTCGCGACATTCAGCGACCGGACCGGGCTGCCGCCGGCGACCTACTTCTCCGCCACCAAGGTGCGATGGCTGCTCGACAACGTCCCGGGCCTGCGCGCCCGCGCGGCGGACGGTGACGTGCTGTTCGGGACGATGGACAGCTGGCTGATCTGGAACCTCACCGGCGGCCGGCACCACCTCACCGACGTCACCAACGCCAGCCGGACGATGCTGATGGACCTCACGACGCTGTCGTGGGACCCCTCACTCGTCGACCTGTGCACCATCCCACCCGCGATGCTCCCGGAGATCCGCTCGTCGTCCGAGGTCTACGGCGCCGCCGACTCGGTGCTGCCCGGCGTGCCGATCGCCGCGGCCATGGGCGACCAGCAGGCCGCGCTGTTCGGGCAGACCTGCTTCGAGCCGGGCGACACGAAATGCACCTACGGCACCGGCGGCTTCCTGCTGATGAACACCGGCTCGACGCCGGTGCGGTCCACCCACGGCCTGCTGACCACGGTGGGTTACCGGATCGGGAACGAGCCTGTCGCGTACGCCCTGGAGGGGTCCATCGCCTTCGCCGGCTCGCTGGTGCAATGGGTACGCGACGGGCTCGGGTTGATCGGCACCGCCTCGGAGATCGAGACGCTCGCCGGCACCGTCACCGACAACGGCGGCTGCTACATCGTGCCCGCGTTCGCCGGCCTGTTCGCGCCGCACTGGCACAGCGAGGCACGCGGCGTGATCGTCGGGCTCACGTCGTACATCGGCAAGGGTCATCTGGCCCGCGCGGTGCTCGAGGCGACCGGATGGCAGACCCGGGAGGTGGTCGACGCGATGAACGCCGACGCCGGGCTCGCGCTCACCACGCTCAACGTGGACGGCGGGATGACCGCCGACAACCTGCTCATGCAGATCGTCGCGGACGTGCTCGAGGTGCCGGTGGTGCGCCCGATGGTGGCCGAGACGGTGTCGCTCGGCGCCGCCTACGCGGCCGGCCTGGCCGTCGGCTACTGGTCGGACCTGCAGGATCTGCGGAACAACCGGCATCGGGCCGGCCGGTGGCTGCCGGCCATGGACGCCGGGCGGCGTGCCGCCGAATATCGCCGATGGCAGCGTGCCGTCGAGTGCGCGGTGTTGTTCAGTTCAGCCGACCACGGCCAGCCGTAG
- a CDS encoding DUF4236 domain-containing protein: MGLMFRSRKKFGPLILNFTEHGFSSWSIKIGRWSWNSRTRAHRVDLPGPLSWKQDKSRS; encoded by the coding sequence ATGGGTCTCATGTTCCGCAGCCGCAAGAAGTTCGGCCCGCTGATCCTGAACTTCACCGAGCACGGTTTCTCGTCCTGGAGCATCAAGATCGGTCGCTGGTCGTGGAACTCGCGGACCCGCGCGCACCGCGTCGACCTGCCCGGCCCGCTGTCCTGGAAGCAGGACAAGTCCCGGTCATGA
- a CDS encoding DUF6209 family protein, translating into MTLSRVLRSVPMMATALIAALGVFTAPAGASPLPAGTGTPVLHFNADGSTSVEGVIESGHPVTIDFDPARLPGCRGADEYGDSWGISVQYRIDGGDLRVYPVTERVTADGKDTTIRSLGTLQLRPDTHHLQMWFVNQDRSGCQEEDTNHGANYQFDINQPPVLARATYRADWSETLTGPLRRGGALVIDYDPARLPQCRATYRGYPAWDITAFYRFDGGPVQSAPVNQGAEAIPFRIDVPANAQKIETWFKISNYYAQCSAYDSDYGKNYTFSIN; encoded by the coding sequence ATGACCCTGTCACGCGTGCTGCGCAGTGTGCCGATGATGGCCACAGCGCTCATCGCCGCTCTCGGAGTCTTCACCGCTCCGGCCGGCGCCAGCCCCCTCCCGGCCGGCACGGGCACGCCGGTGCTGCACTTCAACGCCGACGGGAGCACGTCGGTCGAGGGCGTCATCGAGTCCGGCCACCCGGTCACCATCGACTTCGATCCGGCTCGCCTGCCCGGCTGCCGCGGCGCGGACGAGTACGGAGACTCCTGGGGCATCTCCGTCCAGTACCGCATCGACGGTGGCGACCTGCGGGTCTACCCGGTCACCGAGCGGGTGACCGCCGACGGCAAGGACACCACGATCAGGAGCCTGGGCACCCTGCAGTTGCGCCCGGACACCCACCACCTGCAGATGTGGTTCGTCAACCAGGACCGCTCCGGCTGCCAGGAGGAGGACACCAACCACGGCGCGAACTACCAGTTCGACATCAACCAGCCGCCGGTGCTGGCGCGCGCCACGTACCGAGCCGACTGGTCCGAGACCCTGACCGGGCCGCTGCGCAGGGGCGGCGCGTTGGTGATCGACTACGACCCGGCCCGGCTCCCGCAGTGCCGTGCCACCTACCGGGGCTACCCGGCCTGGGACATCACCGCTTTCTACCGCTTCGACGGCGGCCCGGTGCAGTCCGCGCCGGTGAACCAGGGCGCCGAGGCCATCCCGTTCCGCATCGACGTCCCCGCGAACGCCCAGAAGATCGAGACCTGGTTCAAGATCTCCAACTACTACGCCCAGTGCTCCGCGTACGACTCGGACTACGGGAAGAACTACACCTTCTCCATCAACTGA
- a CDS encoding helix-turn-helix domain-containing protein, whose translation MPVITHRAERAPACIPPEWAGVGACALPVAAGAATGLLECHALVLVTTGPLLADVDFTSHLAGPGTILWVRPGQAVHFDLPGGSRPGDGEPPDEAVTVVFRPGLFAPDELPGLAPDDPDGPARTPLVLPDPAVFRAAMDHLAADAAGPSGRIAAALLRHQLAALLLRIRLLDRTGSDVANVEARTFERFRRRLEDGYPHSRRVEDYAAELACSVRTLTRASLAVTGRTAKQVVDDRVALQARRLLAATDLSVAEVGRGLGFGEPTNFGRFFHRETGLSPGQFRARFADRPGGIPGPRQPTD comes from the coding sequence ATGCCAGTAATTACTCACCGCGCCGAGCGCGCTCCAGCCTGTATACCGCCCGAGTGGGCGGGGGTCGGTGCCTGCGCCCTTCCGGTGGCGGCCGGCGCCGCCACCGGCCTGCTCGAGTGCCACGCGCTCGTGCTGGTCACCACCGGGCCGCTGCTTGCCGACGTCGACTTCACCTCGCACCTGGCCGGACCGGGGACGATCCTCTGGGTGCGACCGGGTCAAGCAGTCCACTTCGATCTGCCGGGCGGCAGTCGCCCGGGGGACGGCGAGCCGCCTGACGAAGCGGTCACGGTCGTCTTCCGGCCCGGCCTGTTCGCACCCGACGAGCTGCCCGGCCTGGCCCCGGACGACCCCGACGGCCCCGCCCGTACCCCGCTGGTCCTGCCGGACCCGGCGGTCTTCCGCGCCGCGATGGATCACCTCGCGGCCGATGCCGCCGGCCCGTCGGGCCGGATCGCCGCCGCCCTGCTCCGTCACCAGCTGGCCGCCCTGCTGCTGCGGATCCGTCTCCTGGACCGCACCGGCAGCGACGTCGCCAACGTGGAGGCCCGCACCTTCGAGCGGTTCCGTCGCCGCCTCGAGGACGGTTACCCGCACAGCCGCCGGGTCGAGGACTACGCGGCCGAGCTGGCCTGCTCGGTGCGCACCCTCACCCGGGCGAGCCTCGCGGTGACCGGCCGGACCGCCAAACAGGTGGTGGACGACCGGGTGGCGCTGCAGGCACGACGGCTGCTCGCCGCCACCGACCTGTCGGTGGCCGAGGTGGGCCGCGGTCTGGGGTTCGGGGAGCCGACCAACTTCGGACGGTTCTTCCACCGGGAGACCGGGCTGAGCCCGGGCCAGTTCCGGGCCCGCTTCGCCGACCGTCCCGGTGGGATTCCCGGACCGCGCCAACCCACCGACTGA
- a CDS encoding RrF2 family transcriptional regulator yields the protein MQISARGDYAVRAALSLAQAYPSLMSAQAIAQDQEMPRKFLEAVLADLRRAGVVRAQRGAEGGYTLSHPPRDVTVGQIIRAVDGPLAGVRGLRPEETQYTGAAENLPNLWVAVRAAVREVLDEVSLAELISGRMPAHVRKLTTRPDAWQPR from the coding sequence GTGCAGATCTCCGCGCGCGGCGACTATGCGGTCCGGGCCGCCCTCAGCTTGGCGCAGGCCTACCCGTCCCTGATGTCCGCTCAGGCCATTGCCCAAGACCAGGAAATGCCTCGGAAGTTCCTCGAGGCAGTCCTGGCCGACCTGCGCCGTGCCGGGGTGGTGCGGGCGCAGCGTGGTGCCGAGGGCGGCTACACGCTGTCCCACCCACCACGGGACGTGACGGTCGGCCAGATCATCCGGGCCGTCGACGGCCCGCTCGCCGGCGTGCGCGGCCTCCGCCCGGAGGAGACGCAGTACACCGGCGCCGCGGAGAATCTGCCGAATCTCTGGGTCGCGGTGCGTGCCGCGGTGCGCGAGGTGCTCGACGAGGTGAGCCTGGCCGAGCTGATCAGCGGCCGGATGCCGGCGCACGTCCGCAAGCTGACCACCCGGCCGGACGCCTGGCAGCCACGCTGA
- a CDS encoding IclR family transcriptional regulator has protein sequence MPGMIQSIERSSAVLRLLAAGPDRLRVKEIADALGLPKSTAHGILRTLEHVGFAEQDPRTARYRLGRALLDLGNGGLDVNELRSRALDWADTLATRSVEAVRIGVLEGAGVRVVHHVFRPDGTTQAMDTGLLIPAHATSLGKALLAYDATATDAVLRAGLVAYTRRTVTHRRELAAALAETRRQGWAGAVDEWQPGRAGIAAPVRTFGGLVVGAIGVYGPAERICDGRLRPRVALVEQVCAAANAISRDLTEPRS, from the coding sequence GTGCCCGGGATGATCCAGTCCATCGAACGGTCCTCCGCCGTGTTGCGGCTGCTCGCGGCCGGGCCCGACCGGCTGCGCGTCAAGGAGATCGCGGACGCGCTGGGGCTGCCCAAGTCCACCGCGCACGGCATCCTGCGCACCCTGGAACACGTCGGCTTCGCCGAGCAGGATCCGCGCACCGCCCGCTACCGGCTCGGCCGCGCGCTGCTCGACCTGGGCAACGGCGGCCTCGACGTCAACGAGCTGCGCTCGCGGGCCCTCGACTGGGCCGACACGCTCGCCACCCGCAGCGTCGAGGCGGTGCGCATCGGGGTGCTCGAGGGCGCCGGCGTGCGGGTCGTGCACCACGTCTTCCGGCCCGACGGCACCACCCAGGCGATGGACACCGGCCTGCTCATCCCGGCGCACGCGACGTCGCTGGGCAAGGCGCTGCTGGCGTACGACGCGACGGCCACCGACGCCGTGCTCCGAGCCGGGCTCGTGGCGTACACCCGGCGGACCGTGACCCACCGGCGCGAGCTCGCCGCGGCTCTCGCCGAGACCCGCCGCCAGGGCTGGGCCGGTGCGGTGGACGAGTGGCAACCGGGGCGGGCCGGCATCGCGGCGCCGGTGCGGACCTTCGGCGGGCTGGTGGTCGGGGCGATCGGCGTGTACGGGCCGGCCGAGCGGATCTGCGACGGCCGCCTGCGGCCGCGGGTGGCGCTGGTCGAGCAGGTGTGCGCCGCCGCCAACGCGATCTCGCGGGACCTGACCGAGCCGCGGTCATGA
- a CDS encoding SsgA family sporulation/cell division regulator, which yields MSTIRPTTVEVETSLRLVAPDATALPVRASLRYDPADPYAVHVLFHAESAGGEAVSWSFARELLVTGLDEPAGIGDVRVWPWATPRGDFVALALSSPDGNALFEVPRSVLVRFLRRTYVVVPRGRESEHLDVDAAVNRLLAGR from the coding sequence ATGAGTACCATTCGTCCAACGACCGTCGAGGTCGAGACCTCGCTGCGGCTCGTAGCGCCTGACGCGACGGCACTGCCCGTGCGCGCCAGTCTGCGTTACGACCCGGCGGACCCGTATGCGGTCCATGTGTTGTTCCACGCGGAATCAGCCGGTGGGGAAGCCGTGAGCTGGTCCTTCGCGCGGGAACTGCTGGTCACCGGCCTTGACGAGCCGGCGGGTATCGGCGACGTCCGGGTGTGGCCGTGGGCCACGCCGCGGGGCGATTTCGTCGCGCTGGCGTTGTCGTCACCTGACGGCAACGCCCTGTTCGAGGTGCCGCGCAGCGTCCTCGTCCGATTCCTGCGGCGCACCTATGTGGTGGTGCCGCGCGGCCGGGAGTCGGAACACCTGGATGTTGACGCCGCGGTGAACCGGCTGCTCGCCGGCCGGTAA